From one Streptomyces sp. 846.5 genomic stretch:
- a CDS encoding nitroreductase family protein, producing MTSPAAVDLFDTMATMRAMRRLSAEPVPDELLEKLVQAAVYGPSGHNAQDYQYVLVTDREMMTTLAPLWARCVNTYLASAGRTVPTPMDEGAYERMRTAIEYQRDHFTDIPALVIPCYRSPKVTADFDSLRGMVTQLGTAGLSRLAAHGGRFTLLAEASSVYPGIQNLLLAARGLGLGANLTIWHLLLEREWKAALGIPSDVHTFGIIPVGWPLGKFGPVRRRPLADVLHRNRW from the coding sequence ATGACCTCACCTGCGGCGGTTGACCTCTTCGACACCATGGCCACCATGCGGGCGATGCGCCGGCTGAGCGCCGAGCCGGTGCCGGACGAACTGCTGGAAAAGCTGGTCCAGGCCGCCGTCTACGGGCCGAGCGGCCACAACGCCCAGGACTACCAGTACGTCCTGGTCACCGACCGCGAGATGATGACCACCCTGGCCCCGCTCTGGGCCCGCTGCGTGAACACCTACCTCGCCTCGGCCGGCCGCACCGTCCCCACCCCGATGGACGAGGGCGCCTACGAGCGGATGCGCACGGCGATCGAGTACCAGCGCGACCACTTCACCGACATCCCGGCCCTGGTCATCCCCTGCTACCGGTCCCCCAAGGTCACCGCCGACTTCGACAGCCTGCGCGGCATGGTCACCCAGCTCGGCACCGCCGGCCTCAGCCGCCTCGCCGCCCACGGCGGCCGCTTCACCCTCCTCGCCGAAGCCTCCAGCGTCTACCCCGGCATCCAGAACCTGCTCCTGGCCGCCCGCGGCCTGGGCCTCGGCGCCAACCTGACGATCTGGCACCTGCTCCTCGAACGCGAGTGGAAAGCCGCCCTCGGCATCCCCTCCGACGTCCACACCTTCGGCATCATCCCGGTCGGCTGGCCCCTGGGAAAGTTCGGCCCGGTCCGCCGCCGCCCCCTCGCCGACGTCCTCCACCGCAACCGCTGGTGA